Proteins encoded by one window of Elaeis guineensis isolate ETL-2024a chromosome 12, EG11, whole genome shotgun sequence:
- the LOC105055087 gene encoding proteasome subunit alpha type-7, with the protein MARYDRAITVFSPDGHLFQVEYALEAVRKGNAAVGVRGTDAIVLGVEKKATPKLQDSRSVRKIVSLDNHIALACAGLKADARVLINRARIECQSHRLTVEDPVTVEYITRYIAGLQQKFTQSGGVRPFGLSTLIIGFDPYTGVPALYQTDPSGTFSAWKANATGRNSNSMREFLEKNYKETSGQETVKLAIRALLEVVESGGKNIEIAVMTRETGLRQLDEAEIDAIVAEIEAEKAAAEAAKKAPSKET; encoded by the exons ATGGCCAGATATGACCGCGCCATCACTGTCTTCTCTCCTGACGGTCACCTCTTCCAGGTGGAATACGCCCTCGAGGCCGTCCGCAAGGGCAACGCAGCCGTGGGCGTCCGCGGCACCGACGCCATCGTTCTCGGCGTCGAGAAGAAGGCCACCCCCAAGCTCCAAGATTCCAG ATCGGTGAGGAAGATCGTGAGCCTGGACAACCACATCGCGTTGGCCTGCGCTGGACTCAAGGCCGACGCCCGGGTGCTCATCAACCGGGCCCGCATCGAGTGCCAGAGCCACCGCCTCACGGTGGAAGACCCCGTCACCGTCGAGTACATCACCCGCTACATCGCTGGGCTGCAGCAGAAGTTCACCCAGAGTGGCGGTGTAAGGCCCTTCGGCCTCTCAACCCTCATCATCGGCTTCGATCCCTACACCGGGGTGCCCGCCCTCTACCAGACGGATCCCTCGGGTACCTTCTCAGCCTGGAAGGCCAATGCCACCGGGAGGAACTCCAACTCTATGAGGGAGTTCTTGGAGAAGAATTACAAGGAGACTTCTGGGCAGGAGACAGTGAAGCTGGCAATCCGAGCACTGCTTGAG gtTGTTGAGAGTGGAGGAAAGAACATAGAAATTGCTGTGATGACAAGAGAGACAGGTCTTCGTCAACTTGATGAAGCTGAAATTGATGCGATTGTTGCTGAAATTGAAGCGGAGAAAGCTGCAGCTGAGGCTGCTAAGAAGGCCCCATCCAAGGAAACTTGA